One region of Jatrophihabitans sp. genomic DNA includes:
- a CDS encoding acyl-CoA dehydrogenase family protein: MAFDLTSTQRGEMAALQERIGARFGDVTDAGDRTNWRIAGELGLLGLCLPQEYGGGGLGALDTALALEAFGAACPDTGFAFAVCAHLLACALPIATFGDERLRAELLPALCSGEAVAANAMTEDGAGSDSSALATRAERSDAGYRLTGEKSFASNAPVSDVVVTYAVSDPTAGFLGVSAFAVPTALDGVTLGEPFVKMGLTSCLAGTVSFDAVEVTGHHMLGEPGQGAAIFQHSMLWERGCLFAIYLGMMRRQLDATVSHTSGRRQFGQRLSDFQAVSHRVVGMVQRLDSARLLLYRACSLIDSGRPAEYAVAQSKLAVSEAAVANSIDAVQLFGGQGYLRDSGVEQQLRDSIPATLFSGTSEIQRELIAQGVGL, from the coding sequence ATGGCTTTCGACCTGACTTCCACGCAGCGTGGCGAGATGGCCGCGTTGCAGGAGCGGATAGGCGCACGCTTTGGTGACGTGACTGATGCCGGCGACCGGACCAACTGGCGGATCGCCGGCGAGCTGGGCCTGCTGGGATTGTGCCTACCGCAGGAGTACGGCGGCGGTGGGCTCGGAGCGCTGGACACCGCGCTGGCGCTGGAGGCTTTCGGCGCGGCCTGCCCCGACACCGGCTTCGCGTTCGCGGTCTGCGCGCACCTGCTCGCCTGCGCACTGCCGATCGCGACCTTCGGCGATGAGCGGCTACGCGCGGAGTTGCTTCCTGCGTTGTGCAGCGGCGAGGCGGTCGCCGCCAACGCGATGACCGAGGATGGCGCGGGCTCGGACTCCAGCGCTCTTGCCACTCGGGCCGAGCGCAGCGATGCCGGCTACCGGTTGACCGGTGAGAAGAGCTTTGCCAGCAATGCGCCTGTGTCTGATGTGGTGGTCACCTACGCCGTCAGCGATCCCACGGCCGGATTCCTCGGGGTCAGCGCGTTCGCGGTTCCGACTGCTCTGGACGGCGTCACACTCGGCGAGCCGTTCGTCAAGATGGGGCTCACCAGTTGCCTGGCCGGAACGGTGTCCTTCGACGCCGTCGAAGTCACCGGTCATCACATGCTGGGTGAGCCGGGGCAAGGCGCGGCGATCTTTCAGCACTCGATGCTGTGGGAGCGTGGCTGCCTGTTCGCCATCTATCTCGGGATGATGCGCCGTCAGCTCGATGCGACGGTGAGCCACACCAGCGGCCGCCGGCAGTTCGGCCAGCGGCTGTCAGACTTTCAGGCCGTCTCGCACCGGGTGGTGGGCATGGTGCAGCGGTTGGACAGCGCTCGCCTGCTGCTGTACCGCGCCTGCTCACTGATCGACTCCGGGCGTCCGGCCGAATACGCGGTGGCGCAGTCCAAGCTGGCCGTCTCTGAGGCGGCGGTGGCCAACAGCATCGACGCGGTCCAGTTGTTCGGTGGGCAGGGATACCTGCGCGACAGCGGGGTCGAGCAGCAGCTGCGTGACAGCATCCCGGCGACGCTGTTCTCCGGCACCTCCGAGATCCAACGCGAATTGATCGCCCAAGGGGTGGGACTGTGA
- a CDS encoding helix-turn-helix domain-containing protein, which produces MARQELAARGLASMTIRQVARSVGVDPGTIRHYFPSKDDLVHAAAGADIELSEVYDQIAAELSDQSGEGVGDALIAAALRYLCEEESALAAVAVCLTGGDYESTVFGLFDRDVVTPLARDLASGDSQERSALVMSAFLGFQLLATLLPALQHTLRDEDVQAILAESIERHLRAG; this is translated from the coding sequence GTGGCTCGCCAGGAACTGGCTGCTCGAGGTCTGGCCAGTATGACCATTCGCCAAGTCGCTCGTTCGGTAGGCGTGGATCCGGGCACCATCCGGCACTACTTCCCTTCCAAGGACGATCTCGTGCACGCCGCGGCCGGCGCCGATATCGAGTTGAGCGAGGTCTATGACCAGATAGCCGCCGAGCTCTCCGACCAGAGCGGCGAAGGGGTCGGTGATGCGCTGATAGCCGCCGCCCTTCGTTACCTCTGCGAAGAGGAGTCGGCCCTGGCCGCGGTCGCGGTGTGCCTGACCGGCGGCGACTACGAGTCGACGGTGTTCGGATTGTTCGACCGCGACGTCGTCACCCCGTTGGCCCGAGACCTCGCCTCGGGCGACAGCCAGGAGCGCTCGGCGTTGGTGATGTCGGCGTTTCTGGGTTTTCAGCTGCTTGCCACCCTGCTTCCGGCCCTCCAGCACACCTTGCGTGACGAGGATGTCCAAGCGATCTTGGCCGAATCCATCGAAAGACACCTCAGGGCCGGTTGA
- a CDS encoding cation:proton antiporter — MGLLKGPPYAYVHHLLISLPDEANCMHPQFQSADWSQARVLHAPALVTAACMLGRRLLHDRKPTPVRAEVFTGPPGPRERRASTASLAAASVLVPFASGMSLTWWIQPVPASASGPASTQLAQELFGGVVFLAAAFPALGRVLDDTARRGGPIRGRTLTAAAAGDLVSWTVLALVVAMAAQAGEASAALMVVEFLGLLLILRLVTRPLVTATLERGRTASANSSMVLCLILVGIFLSSCATAAMHLHPFLGTFAFGFACAWEMVALRASQRVEKFADASKILLPVFFVLTGLWMSFKDFGVHDVLITVIVIISASAAKILSMYATTRVCGVSSPGGWGLSLLMSARGLTGLMLLDVGRTAGVLSPRMFTVLAVMAIGTTLATGPLMENAHLSNTAPPVGLTKWRVSEGGLTLPAHCLSACLKPISTWATATSASGRPAMRRRTAHTLTPVG; from the coding sequence GTGGGGTTGCTTAAAGGTCCGCCTTATGCCTATGTTCATCACCTGCTGATTTCATTACCTGATGAGGCGAATTGTATGCATCCCCAGTTTCAGAGCGCGGACTGGTCGCAGGCACGCGTGCTCCACGCGCCTGCTCTGGTGACCGCTGCCTGCATGCTGGGTCGCCGGCTGCTCCACGACCGCAAGCCGACACCGGTGCGGGCTGAGGTTTTCACCGGCCCGCCGGGTCCTCGGGAGCGGCGCGCCAGCACCGCCTCGCTCGCTGCCGCGTCGGTGCTGGTCCCGTTCGCCTCGGGCATGTCGCTCACCTGGTGGATCCAGCCCGTTCCGGCGTCCGCCTCAGGTCCGGCCTCGACTCAGCTGGCGCAGGAGCTATTCGGCGGAGTGGTCTTTCTGGCAGCGGCGTTTCCAGCGCTTGGACGTGTCCTCGATGACACTGCCCGGAGGGGAGGACCCATTCGCGGGCGCACCTTGACCGCCGCTGCCGCCGGCGACCTCGTGTCGTGGACCGTGCTGGCCCTGGTGGTGGCGATGGCCGCGCAGGCAGGTGAGGCCTCGGCCGCGCTCATGGTGGTTGAGTTCCTCGGGCTGCTGCTGATTCTGCGACTTGTCACCCGCCCCCTCGTCACCGCGACGCTGGAGCGAGGCCGGACCGCCTCAGCCAATTCGTCAATGGTCTTGTGTCTCATACTTGTTGGAATTTTCTTGAGTTCGTGCGCGACTGCTGCTATGCATCTGCATCCGTTTCTTGGGACATTCGCCTTCGGATTCGCCTGCGCTTGGGAGATGGTGGCTTTGCGAGCGTCCCAGAGGGTGGAAAAATTTGCCGACGCAAGTAAGATCTTGCTGCCAGTTTTCTTTGTCCTGACAGGATTGTGGATGAGCTTTAAGGATTTCGGCGTCCACGACGTGCTCATCACTGTTATCGTCATAATCTCAGCAAGTGCAGCGAAAATACTGAGCATGTATGCAACAACTCGCGTATGTGGGGTGTCGTCTCCGGGCGGCTGGGGCTTGAGCCTGCTCATGAGTGCGCGGGGCTTGACCGGACTTATGCTTCTTGACGTAGGACGAACGGCTGGCGTGCTTTCCCCTCGGATGTTTACGGTGTTGGCTGTGATGGCAATTGGCACGACGCTCGCTACCGGTCCCTTGATGGAAAATGCTCACCTCAGCAATACGGCGCCACCCGTAGGGCTGACTAAGTGGCGTGTCAGCGAGGGCGGGTTAACACTACCTGCCCACTGTCTGAGCGCTTGTCTGAAACCAATCTCAACCTGGGCAACCGCAACGTCGGCGTCTGGCCGTCCGGCCATGCGGCGCCGAACAGCTCACACCCTGACGCCAGTCGGCTGA
- a CDS encoding ABC transporter substrate-binding protein, with protein sequence MAAMRVLGVVLLVCAVLAGAGCQAGWSGSPTGDGPLIVVSAPLAAQPWIGRSVVRGAQLALAQQAVVPGVAKGRLRLEILDNKASPSTAVANARTAVSRKAAALITDGTGALAVSQVTAPASLPVFVVFDGGASFVDPVAHPTIFRLAPANKHMSRRLADYLAARQTRSIAVISDDSSYGREGARQLGVDLAQNGLSVVKRIVLPVAADDVSAQVLSARRAGARALLLWAGAPDIAQVIRAARSAGWQAPIFMSPTGEDPLVRQQLADHPRWLDGATFVSFRITSEMGPAPFERFRTAYEQHFGVDRVGMSAGGRPVLQPPDWAMYSYDAVLLLSAALSITAGVTGAPLLAAVEGASVTGANGDQRGFGPEDREGVSSSDMYFGRFTDMRFAAVTDDVLSTQLPAVAQ encoded by the coding sequence ATGGCTGCCATGCGGGTGCTGGGCGTGGTCCTGCTGGTTTGCGCGGTGCTGGCGGGAGCTGGATGTCAGGCAGGCTGGTCCGGCTCACCCACCGGCGACGGGCCGTTGATCGTGGTGTCGGCGCCGTTGGCCGCTCAACCGTGGATCGGGCGGTCGGTGGTGCGGGGCGCTCAACTGGCCCTTGCGCAGCAGGCTGTCGTTCCGGGGGTGGCAAAAGGACGGCTGCGGCTGGAGATCCTGGACAACAAGGCCTCTCCGAGCACCGCTGTGGCCAACGCCAGGACGGCCGTCAGCAGGAAGGCCGCGGCGCTGATCACCGACGGCACCGGGGCGCTGGCGGTGTCGCAGGTGACCGCCCCGGCGTCGCTGCCGGTCTTCGTGGTCTTTGACGGCGGTGCTTCGTTCGTCGACCCTGTGGCGCACCCGACCATCTTTCGGCTGGCGCCGGCGAACAAGCACATGAGCCGGCGACTGGCCGACTACTTGGCCGCGCGCCAGACCCGGTCGATAGCCGTGATCAGTGACGACTCCTCCTACGGCCGCGAGGGCGCGCGGCAACTCGGCGTCGACCTGGCACAGAACGGCCTGTCGGTGGTGAAGCGGATCGTCCTGCCGGTGGCCGCCGACGACGTGAGCGCGCAGGTGCTCTCAGCCCGCCGGGCCGGCGCCAGGGCGCTGCTGCTGTGGGCAGGCGCCCCCGACATCGCGCAGGTCATCAGGGCGGCTCGGTCCGCCGGCTGGCAGGCGCCGATCTTCATGAGCCCGACGGGGGAGGATCCGCTGGTGCGCCAGCAACTCGCCGACCACCCGCGGTGGCTCGACGGCGCCACCTTCGTGTCCTTCCGGATAACCAGCGAGATGGGCCCGGCGCCATTCGAGCGGTTTCGGACCGCTTACGAACAGCACTTCGGCGTCGACCGGGTCGGCATGTCGGCCGGTGGCCGGCCGGTGCTGCAGCCGCCGGACTGGGCCATGTACTCCTACGACGCGGTGCTGCTGCTGTCGGCCGCGCTGTCGATCACGGCGGGCGTCACCGGCGCGCCCCTGCTGGCCGCGGTCGAGGGCGCTTCGGTGACGGGCGCCAACGGCGATCAGCGCGGTTTCGGTCCGGAGGATCGGGAAGGTGTCAGCTCCAGCGACATGTACTTCGGCCGTTTCACCGACATGCGGTTCGCAGCGGTGACCGACGACGTGCTCTCGACCCAACTGCCCGCCGTCGCTCAGTGA